The genomic DNA TCGGGGAGACGTAGCTGGCGGATTCGACGGCGTCATCGCCGCGATCGGAGGGCAGCGGCGGGGTTTGCCAGAGCACGTCGCCGGTGGCGGGGTCGAGGGCGGCGACGAGGGCCTCACGGCCTCCGGCGGTGACATATACGGCGCGCTCGTCCACGGCGAGGCATTCACTGAGGCCCCAGGTGATGTTTTGGCCGTTGAAGCGACGGAGGACGTCGAGCGACCACACTTCGCGTCCGGTGGTGGCATCGAGGCAGGCGAGGCGACCCTGGGCGTTCTGGTGGTAGAGACGTCCGGCGCGGTAGGTGACCGAGGAGCGGGCGCCGGGGTAGGGCGTGCGCCAGGCGAGTCCGTTGGTGGAGCGCCAGAGCAGGCGTCCTTCGAGATCGAGGGCGAAGATGTGGAGTTCGTGGTCCACGTCGCCGGTAATGAACACGCGGTCATGGACGACCACGGGAGAGGAGAAACCGCGTCCGACGGGCGGGGCGGTCCAGAGTGGGCGGGGTCCGGCGTCCGGCCATGCCTGAAGGAGGTGGCGTTCATCGCTGACGCCGTCGCGCCGGGGTCCGCGGAACTGCGGCCAGCCGGGTTCCGTGGAGGCAATGAGACGGGGGACGTCAGCAGGGTCGGGAACGGAGCCTCGCGAAGGACCGGCGAGGAAGAGGAGCGCGCCGGCGGCGATGACGAGGGGAAAGGTTCCCAGTCGGAGGGACGGCGGGACGGGGCGGGAGAAAGGCAGGGGAAGGGTGGTCATTGGGGGATTGAGGGCAATGCGGCTTGCGAACGATCAACCGTAGTCTGGCGGCGTCGTGCGTACAGGATCAAACGGGCGGGTTCAACATCGTCCCGCCCGGTGCATCCCCGTATTAGGGATGAGGAGGCAGCGAATCGGAGAGACGAGCTCTGCGAGTCCATAATCCAAAGCGCTCCACCCTTGCGGCCTCGTGGACCCTGGCCCTCCGAGGCCCCGCATCGCGGAGTTCGCACCTCTCCTCACAACTCCTGGATGCACGGTTCCCGCCCCGAATGCTTGGTGATGGAATTGGGCGGGAGGGGATGGCCCCGGGTCGGAGCGGAGGATCGAATGAGCGGAAACGGCGTGCATATGCACGGAGGTTGCGTCAATTTGGGAGTGGGGCAGGGGTGTGGAGTGGAGGAGGGGTGAGATGGGGCGGAGAGGGGGATCAAATGATTGGAAACGGCGTGCATATGCACGGAGTTTGCGTCGATTTTGGGAGTGGAGCAGGGGTGTGAAGTGGAGGAAGGGTGAGATGGGGGGAGGGGATGGGAGTTGGGGCGGAGGGGAGGATCAAATGAGCGGAAACGGCGTGCATATGCACGGAGTTTGCGTCGATTTTGGGGTGGGGGGAGGGGTGTGGAGTGGAGAAGGGGTGAGATGGGGGAGGGGATGGCGCTTGGGGCGGAGGGGAGGATCAAATGAACGGAAACGGCGTGCATATGCACGGAGATTGCATCGATTTGGGGGTGGGAGGAGGGGCGTGGCGTGGAGGAGGGGTGAGATGGGGAGGGGATGGCACCTGGGGCGGAGGGAAGGATCGAACGAACGGAAGCGGCGTGCCCAGGCACGGAGGTCACCGTGCCGTGACGACGGCGTAGGTGCGTTTGCCTTTGCGGAGGAGGAGGTGTTTGCCGAAGAGGAGGTCGGCGTGGGTGACGTGGCGCTGGACGGAGGTTTCGCGGGTGTTGTTGAGGTACAGGCCGCCGCCTTCGAGGTCTTTGCGGGCCTGTCCCTTGGAGGTGGACAGGCCGGACTGGACCGCGAGTTCGGTGAGAGGCATGCCGGTGCCGTCGAGGATGGAACGGGGGATTTCGCGGGTGGGGACTTCGCCGATGACATCGTTGAGGACGGACTCTGGGATGCCGTCGAGGTTGCCGCCGAAGAGGATCTCGCTGGCGCGGATGGCGTGGTCGCACTCGGTGGGGCCGTGGACGAGGGTGGTCATCTCGGCGGCCAGACGTTTCTGGGCGAGTCGGGCGCCGGGTTGGGCGGCGAGCTGACGTTCGAGTTCGGCGATGGCGTCGGCGGAGAGGAAGGTGAGGCACTTCAGGAGGCGGATGACATCCACGTCCTCGGCCTGGACGAAGAACTGGTAGAAGCGGTAGGGGCTGGTGCGCCGGGGATCGAGCCAGACGGTGCCGGAGGCGGTCTTGCCGTACTTGGTGCCGTCGGACTTGGTGAGGAGGGGGAAGGTGAGGCCCCAGACGGTGACGCCGAGTTTGCGGCGGCAGAGGTCGATGCCGGCGGTGATGTTGCCCCATTGATCGGTGGCGCCGACCTGGAGTTCGCAGTGGTGGTGCTGGCGGAGGTGATGAAAGTCGAAGGCCTGGAGGAGCATGTAGCTGAACTCGGTGTAGCTGATGCCGACCTCGCGGTCCTCCATGCGGGAGCGGACGGATTCCTTGGCGACCATGGCATTGACCGAGAAGTGCTTTCCGATGTCGCGGAGGAACTCGAGGTAGGTGACCGGAGCCGTCCAGTCGGCGTTGTCCACCAGGAGGGCGGGATTCGAGGGGGCGTCGAAGTCGAGGAAGCGGGTGAGCTGGGACTTGATGGAGGCGATGTTGGCCTGGACCTGGTCGCGGGACTGGAGGTTGCGTTCGACGGATTTGCCGGAGGGATCGCCGATCATGCCGGTGGCGCCGCCGGCGAGGGCGATGGGGCGATGTCCGGCCTGCTGGAAGCGGCGGAGGGCGAGGAGGGGGACGAGGTTGCCGACGTGGAGGGAGTCGGCGGTGGGATCGAATCCGCAGTAGAGGACGGTGGGGCCGGAAGCCAGCCGGGCGGAAAGCGCGTCGCGGTCGGTGCAGTCGGCGTAGAGGCCGCGCCAGTCGAGTTCGGACAGGAGGTCCATGGGGCGGGTGAGAGTATGCGAGCGGGGGACGGAGGGCAAAGGGGGAAGGGCCCCGAATCCTTGACGATGCTGGGTGCAGGGGGTAGCGGTGGAGGCATTGCCGGATGACGACGGGGCGCTGGGGGACCGTTGGCGTTCGGGAGAACTTCCACCTGTCATGAATTTTCGACGTGCCGGTGCCGGTCCCGGGAGCGGGTTGGCGATTGCGATTGGAATCTTTTGTCTGGCGGGGATGGGGGCCGCGATGGCGGAGCGGGAGGGCGGCGGGGAGGGGGAACTGCTGGAACGGCCGAGGATCCGGATGGAGCGGGTGGTGGATGGGTTGGAGATGGCCTGGCCGGGGGAGGCGCGGACGGGCGGGGAGGGGACGGTTCTGCCGTGGTACGAGTTGCAGGCGAGCACGGATCTGGAGACCTGGCATCCGGTGGGGGAGCGGGTGCGGGCGGCGGAGAGGTTGTCGGAGACGATGCTGCGGTTCTCGTTGCGGCCGGAGGCGCCGCGGACGTTTTACCGGACGCGGGTGGT from Verrucomicrobiia bacterium includes the following:
- a CDS encoding PQQ-like beta-propeller repeat protein gives rise to the protein MTTLPLPFSRPVPPSLRLGTFPLVIAAGALLFLAGPSRGSVPDPADVPRLIASTEPGWPQFRGPRRDGVSDERHLLQAWPDAGPRPLWTAPPVGRGFSSPVVVHDRVFITGDVDHELHIFALDLEGRLLWRSTNGLAWRTPYPGARSSVTYRAGRLYHQNAQGRLACLDATTGREVWSLDVLRRFNGQNITWGLSECLAVDERAVYVTAGGREALVAALDPATGDVLWQTPPLPSDRGDDAVESASYVSPILVEFGGRRLLIGCSLRQLYGVDTADGRLLWTRPYPTTYSVLAMMPVLAGDGFFMTAPHGRGGHFHRLEPPATPHAPPGIADVWTTRLDTCQGGVVHHDGTLYGTFYSGRRGWAALDARTGAIRYELEGHVKGAALWADRRLYALCEDGWMLLLEPGSDRFEMRGRFRWAEAGARDAWAHPVIHQGRLYLRYHERLTAFDIRQP
- a CDS encoding tyrosine--tRNA ligase is translated as MDLLSELDWRGLYADCTDRDALSARLASGPTVLYCGFDPTADSLHVGNLVPLLALRRFQQAGHRPIALAGGATGMIGDPSGKSVERNLQSRDQVQANIASIKSQLTRFLDFDAPSNPALLVDNADWTAPVTYLEFLRDIGKHFSVNAMVAKESVRSRMEDREVGISYTEFSYMLLQAFDFHHLRQHHHCELQVGATDQWGNITAGIDLCRRKLGVTVWGLTFPLLTKSDGTKYGKTASGTVWLDPRRTSPYRFYQFFVQAEDVDVIRLLKCLTFLSADAIAELERQLAAQPGARLAQKRLAAEMTTLVHGPTECDHAIRASEILFGGNLDGIPESVLNDVIGEVPTREIPRSILDGTGMPLTELAVQSGLSTSKGQARKDLEGGGLYLNNTRETSVQRHVTHADLLFGKHLLLRKGKRTYAVVTAR